One Deinococcus cellulosilyticus NBRC 106333 = KACC 11606 DNA segment encodes these proteins:
- a CDS encoding carboxypeptidase-like regulatory domain-containing protein, producing MKQLVPMLTLALLVGCKGGESTPPPPPSQGFNLLLTDTEITLMQGQSKDITVTVKPENSFDGQVGFSLVQPSPNKLGSLFSPATTKTTTKLTLHAPLDLPANQYSLFIRGVSGDAKGVIELKVNVTKSPLVTVGGTVRNVIGGRVQGATVRIRGANNTESTDTSDASGQFTVNHVLPPYTATVKFPTGETHTFPNLTLPDPSLKLYTSNGVITATDVTISGTLSGGVGFPNPAGTVTQVVYASLLENLGIQGFLPGKGGPYTIKISQINEKLAEGQVFALQWQANLSGATSIPVSYKGFGASSKFISGGPTAAGKNITLTPVTQSVLSGTIDAPIPAGMTVLWKSLGAALVPRGGFVLAADHSNSTSFSYPIPTPEVLQNRFVLAVGARSSQGSSLILNRGNLGPAQTEHFTLKVPPYLASPADTATGAGNVLQWNRGTFQNPFFVACYRDSLSGANQCVYTTNTSYAAPLEKNMMYTWSLLAYDGFATPDDFVKPGVWSFGYPNAGSLLDFDFGLTKEQTFTTAP from the coding sequence ATGAAACAGCTTGTCCCGATGCTGACCCTGGCCCTGCTTGTGGGATGCAAAGGAGGGGAATCCACCCCTCCTCCCCCACCCTCCCAGGGTTTCAACCTGCTCCTCACCGACACCGAAATCACCCTGATGCAGGGTCAAAGCAAAGACATCACCGTGACCGTGAAGCCCGAAAACAGCTTTGATGGACAGGTGGGCTTCTCCCTGGTCCAACCCAGCCCGAACAAACTCGGGTCCCTGTTCAGTCCGGCCACCACCAAAACCACCACCAAACTGACCCTCCATGCTCCACTGGATCTGCCAGCCAATCAGTACTCCTTGTTTATCCGTGGGGTTTCTGGAGATGCAAAGGGGGTCATTGAATTGAAAGTCAATGTCACCAAATCTCCCCTGGTCACCGTTGGAGGCACGGTCCGCAATGTGATCGGAGGACGGGTGCAGGGGGCCACGGTGCGCATTCGGGGCGCGAACAACACCGAAAGCACGGACACCAGTGACGCTTCAGGCCAGTTCACCGTGAACCATGTTCTGCCGCCCTATACCGCCACCGTAAAATTTCCCACAGGCGAAACCCACACCTTCCCGAACCTGACCCTGCCCGATCCCAGCCTGAAGCTGTACACCAGCAACGGCGTCATCACGGCCACCGATGTGACCATCAGCGGCACCCTTTCTGGAGGGGTGGGCTTTCCCAACCCTGCAGGCACCGTCACGCAGGTGGTGTATGCCAGCTTGCTGGAAAACCTGGGCATCCAGGGATTCCTGCCTGGGAAAGGGGGACCTTACACCATCAAGATCAGCCAGATCAATGAAAAACTGGCCGAGGGACAGGTCTTTGCCCTGCAGTGGCAGGCCAACCTCAGTGGAGCCACCAGCATTCCCGTCAGTTACAAGGGCTTTGGGGCGAGCAGCAAATTCATTTCAGGGGGTCCCACCGCCGCTGGAAAGAACATCACCCTCACCCCAGTCACCCAGTCGGTGCTTTCTGGGACCATTGATGCACCGATCCCAGCAGGCATGACCGTCCTGTGGAAAAGCCTGGGGGCCGCTCTGGTGCCACGTGGAGGTTTTGTGCTGGCTGCGGATCACTCCAACAGCACCAGCTTCAGCTATCCCATTCCCACCCCGGAAGTGCTTCAGAACCGTTTTGTGCTGGCCGTTGGGGCCAGGAGCAGTCAGGGCAGCAGCCTGATCCTCAACAGGGGGAACCTGGGACCTGCCCAGACTGAACACTTCACCCTGAAAGTGCCTCCGTACCTGGCCTCACCCGCAGACACTGCCACAGGAGCCGGGAACGTGCTGCAGTGGAACAGGGGAACCTTCCAGAACCCCTTCTTCGTGGCCTGCTACAGAGACAGCCTTTCCGGGGCCAACCAGTGCGTGTACACCACAAACACCAGTTATGCGGCTCCCCTCGAGAAGAACATGATGTACACCTG
- a CDS encoding DUF5011 domain-containing protein, which produces MKHLIPLTACLSLLLAACGSPTPPPEPKVAPKVNEKTRVVTEETRKALSSFTFTNAAACKTSPDPIKNPNAIPAQCTAKLVFSKSTPYLADLKVGEMMVSGIGPNAPYGYLQKVTKITTAGGQVTVETQAATLDEALIEGEFSEEGKLGAKQLSSMSLRQGVVPVGFDKNAIASQGNSFKFDINTVLYDDDGNNSTTSDQIRLKGNFELVVDDGLSYSLKWKKVLGVPVYPKGIYVRMAYGFNQNASVRVEAEFARSIEKEVELAKYTFDPITFFIGPVPVVLIPSVRITADLKGNITAKMTFGASESVVAQAGFEYNDGFKNITQFSKSFNKYAEIEGAKGTLEAGLNLQGEILLYGLVGPYARVRGNITMDAAVPRDPVWTLSAGVQGHVGIHADLLVKTLNYDAQIFKETFEFARSENQKPTVSFKSPKEGQEYSQNVKVENICLLMDDLESSDLQVSISSSLDGNLLSKSVIRGNFSSTCVPPYAFKTLGNRTLTVTVTDKGGLTATATRTINIVNNPPSVLILQPTNTTKIYKNGPTLLRGALMDPNENLDCKAFKWSSSNPADNKNMPADPCGDAMVTFETEGTRTITLEARDSQNMPGSVQVTINVLPEPVNHPPVVSIEQPKMGVDGSGNPVLPSLPPLDQTMTLKGTLLDKEKASLSYSWVLSYQPRGKGVTSTTLHSNAVPAGSLTQHVEYTFDPSDLLPIAGGTEFKCYDVEPHNIFLRLEVSDGVNSTVVASIQLQKGCF; this is translated from the coding sequence ATGAAACACCTGATCCCACTCACCGCATGTCTGTCCCTGTTGCTGGCCGCCTGTGGCAGCCCCACTCCACCCCCAGAGCCCAAAGTGGCCCCCAAAGTCAACGAGAAGACCCGTGTGGTCACGGAAGAGACCCGCAAAGCCCTGAGCAGTTTCACCTTCACCAATGCAGCGGCCTGCAAGACCTCCCCTGATCCCATCAAGAACCCGAATGCCATTCCAGCGCAGTGCACAGCCAAACTGGTGTTCTCCAAGTCCACCCCTTATCTGGCAGACCTGAAGGTCGGAGAGATGATGGTCAGTGGCATCGGACCGAATGCGCCTTACGGCTACCTGCAGAAGGTCACCAAGATCACCACAGCTGGAGGCCAGGTCACGGTCGAAACCCAGGCTGCAACGCTGGATGAAGCCCTCATTGAGGGAGAATTCTCAGAGGAAGGCAAACTCGGGGCAAAGCAACTCTCTTCCATGTCCCTGCGTCAGGGAGTGGTGCCTGTCGGTTTCGACAAGAATGCCATTGCCTCCCAGGGCAATTCCTTCAAGTTCGACATCAACACCGTGCTTTACGATGATGACGGCAACAACAGCACCACCAGTGACCAGATCCGCCTGAAAGGCAATTTCGAGCTGGTGGTGGACGATGGCCTGTCTTACAGCCTGAAGTGGAAAAAGGTGCTGGGGGTTCCGGTGTATCCCAAGGGCATCTATGTGCGGATGGCCTATGGTTTCAATCAGAATGCCAGTGTGCGGGTCGAAGCCGAATTTGCCAGGAGCATTGAAAAAGAAGTGGAACTGGCCAAATACACTTTTGATCCCATCACCTTCTTCATCGGGCCTGTGCCTGTGGTGCTGATTCCTTCGGTGCGCATCACGGCGGACCTGAAAGGCAACATCACCGCCAAGATGACCTTCGGGGCCAGTGAAAGCGTGGTGGCCCAGGCAGGATTTGAGTACAACGATGGGTTCAAGAACATCACCCAGTTCAGCAAGAGCTTCAACAAGTATGCAGAAATCGAAGGGGCCAAAGGCACCCTGGAGGCAGGACTGAACCTGCAGGGCGAAATCCTGCTGTACGGTCTGGTGGGACCTTACGCCCGGGTGCGGGGCAACATCACCATGGATGCTGCTGTGCCCAGAGATCCCGTCTGGACCCTGAGTGCAGGGGTGCAGGGCCATGTGGGCATTCACGCGGACCTGCTGGTGAAAACCCTCAATTATGATGCCCAGATTTTCAAGGAGACCTTTGAGTTTGCCCGTTCCGAAAACCAGAAACCCACTGTCAGCTTCAAATCGCCCAAAGAAGGCCAGGAATACAGCCAGAACGTAAAGGTGGAGAACATCTGCTTGCTGATGGACGATCTGGAATCCAGCGACCTGCAGGTGAGCATCAGCAGTTCCCTGGATGGCAACCTGCTCTCCAAGTCGGTGATCCGGGGAAATTTCAGCAGCACCTGTGTGCCCCCTTACGCCTTCAAGACGCTGGGGAACCGCACCCTGACCGTGACGGTGACCGACAAGGGTGGACTGACCGCCACAGCAACCCGGACCATCAACATCGTCAACAACCCCCCATCGGTGTTGATTCTGCAACCCACAAACACCACCAAAATCTACAAAAATGGCCCGACCCTGCTCAGGGGTGCCCTGATGGACCCCAACGAGAATCTGGACTGCAAGGCCTTCAAGTGGAGCAGCAGCAACCCTGCAGACAACAAGAACATGCCTGCCGATCCCTGCGGCGATGCCATGGTCACCTTTGAAACCGAGGGGACCCGCACCATCACCCTGGAGGCCCGGGATTCCCAGAACATGCCCGGCAGCGTTCAGGTCACCATCAACGTGCTGCCTGAGCCTGTCAACCATCCTCCGGTGGTGTCCATTGAGCAACCCAAGATGGGTGTGGATGGCAGTGGCAATCCAGTTCTGCCCTCCCTGCCTCCCCTTGACCAGACCATGACCCTCAAAGGCACCCTGCTGGACAAGGAAAAAGCCAGTCTGTCCTACTCCTGGGTGCTCAGTTACCAGCCCAGAGGCAAGGGGGTCACCTCCACCACCCTGCACAGCAATGCTGTCCCTGCGGGATCACTCACCCAGCACGTGGAGTACACCTTTGACCCTTCGGATCTCCTGCCCATTGCAGGGGGAACAGAGTTCAAGTGCTACGACGTGGAACCCCACAACATTTTCCTCAGGCTGGAGGTCAGTGACGGGGTGAACAGCACCGTGGTGGCCAGCATTCAACTGCAGAAGGGATGCTTCTGA